The DNA segment tcTGGTCTTGCATAACATGATTTTAAACAGTACCAAAACTACCAATATCTATGTAGTTCTGctcatatttttaatattaattacgtTCATTCTATTCTAGATTACGCGTGCTATCCTTTTCTGCCACAAGCGTAGAATATTACATCGCGATTTGAAGCCTCAGAATTTACTGATCGACAAATCAGGGGTTATTAAAGTAGCAGATTTCGGGCTCGGTAGAGCGTTCGGCATACCGGTCAGAATATACACGCACGAAGTAGTTACTTTATGGTACAGAGCTCCGGAAATTCTTCTCGGTGCTAACAGATATTCGTGCGCCATTGACATATGGAGCATAGGTTGTATATTCGCCGAAATGGCCACTAAGAAACCGCTATTCCAAGGAGATAGCGAGATCGATCAACTATTTAGAATATTTCGGTATGATTCGAACGATGTACTAGATTAGGGATGGGGAACTAGCAGCTTAAAGGCTGCGTGTAATTTGCTTGTCTATAGGTTTCTAAAAGGACATCAATTAGTATTTAGATACGTATCCCataattttgacaaaattagGAGGAATCCGGGAAGTAACATCGTAGTCTTTGAATTGCAGAAGGTTCTCTACCCCTGTGCTGGATTGTAACTTCACTGAatggaaaataataatatatgtatTTTATAGTATACTGAGGACTCCTACCGAAGAGATATGGCCTGGTGTAACACAGCTAACAGATTACAAGGCTACATTTCCCAATTGGATAAGCAATAATTTGGAATCGCAAGTTAAAACGTTAGACGCGGATGGTCTCGATCTTTTGCAATCGATGCTTATCTATGATCCTGTGCACAGAATATCGGCGCGATCTGCTTTGCAACATCCTTATTTCAATGATTTGGATATATCCAAATTGCCTTCGGCATAAAGTACGGAGAACTACGAAATG comes from the Colletes latitarsis isolate SP2378_abdomen chromosome 7, iyColLati1, whole genome shotgun sequence genome and includes:
- the Cdk1 gene encoding cyclin-dependent kinase 1 translates to MENFVKIEKIGEGTYGVVYKGKHKKTGEIVAMKKIRLESDDEGMPSTAIREISLLKELPHPNIVRLMDVLMEETRLYLIFEYLTMDLKKYMDSLGTGKVLEPKMVKSYLYQITRAILFCHKRRILHRDLKPQNLLIDKSGVIKVADFGLGRAFGIPVRIYTHEVVTLWYRAPEILLGANRYSCAIDIWSIGCIFAEMATKKPLFQGDSEIDQLFRIFRILRTPTEEIWPGVTQLTDYKATFPNWISNNLESQVKTLDADGLDLLQSMLIYDPVHRISARSALQHPYFNDLDISKLPSA